The Episyrphus balteatus chromosome 3, idEpiBalt1.1, whole genome shotgun sequence genome segment taTTTAGACTtctaataagtttttaaaatactgttaaagaaactcaaTCGAAGAAAGCTTATTTCTTGGATTAGCTTCTGTTAATGAACTTATACAAGCTTTACAGAAACTACAaagttttgtatttctttttttggttttgacatttaataatCCTGCACAGATATCTTacgaagctgaaattttggaaTAGCAGAGCGTCAGAACATAACGGTGCGAAAAAAAACCATGCGATACGCCGATTTCGGCACGTGATGGGAATATTTTCCGGATTACTTGTTTGCGGTTCAATAGGAATGAAAAAAGGTTGCCTTCTTTTACGAGTTTTTCAGGTTTGAAATTAATCATAACGAGAAGCTTTTCAGGATCATTatagaagtaaaattgttagttgggaatcTACTCAAAAGGTTGGTTGAATTGTTAAACCACGTTTGTACCACTGGTACTTAAACAACGACATAAATTGAACTGTGACGACATTTCATATGTTGTTTTTGCCATAAGGTGAAGCTTTTCGGCAACGATCGACTCGTCTgaacataaaaatgcaaaaagtcaaaaagtgaacattttcgaactcattttgtgacagtttttccgaccacgaaattaaaaataatgatatagaaagcttattttttggtaaaaaaaaaacaattttgttagttttttcctaaaacaaatagcgctaaaaagaaataaaaattttgtacttttgtaaatttcactttttaggtcattgtagttatggcttaagCCACCGAGAGATCCTAATAGTCCTTGTTGATATTTTTGCGATACATCATATTTGTGAAAAGCTGACAACATGGTTATCAAATAGTCACCATATCAAAAATAacgtttttcatacaaaaatgttgTCGACAGCAATATTTGTCCTAGTTCATCGGTGGTTCTGAGCGAAGATTAGGTGCGTTTACGTACGTATAGAATAGGCTATCCAAGATACATATTGAGTATCCGATACGTTTGTGAACACTAATCAGTGTCCTTCAAATCTCCCATAAGATAAACGAATATCCAGACATTTTTAGGATACCTTTGGACATTTTTGCTTGTCAAACACATGTTCACGATCAACTGCGATTTAACATGGGATTACAACAATACAAAGTTATCCAGATACCTTAAGACGAGAACGTGAACGCACCAATTGAGATTGTCCTAAAACCATATTGATGTAACAGAGGCCTAAGAAATTGCCCCGTAAAAAGTGACACTAGCTGAACGATTCCTTTATATTTTTCCCTGAACACACCCATGCTGTCCTTCTTTTTGGAACGTtctctattttatttttcgctGTCTTTTCCCACCCCAAAATCGATTTGTACATGAGTGAAAAATGTGACATTTAGCtcagttttttgacattttatttcaccaaatttaaaggaaaaaaatatttaattcttgCAAGGTTTTAATTTACCttttaaagtataaaaataatcaaTAATTCTAAATGAGACATCAATTGTTTCTTGCTCGTACCGTTTTGGTACAAAATAACAATGTCGAAGAAGCATGTCGTTTGCTAAATAGAATTCTAGGAAAGGAAGAAATATTCGATCAATTCCGGCGAACACGCCGCTATGAGAAACCCTTCCAAGTAAATTTTTATTACATAAATTCTAGTGGATtgtgattttgaaattgaatattttctttaatttaaggttCGTCGTAGGGTGAATTTCGAAAAGTGCAAATCTATTTACAATGAAGACATCAacagaaaaattcaatttattttgagGAAGAACCGTGTCGAACCGTTCCCTGGTTGCAGTTAAAATGTTAGTTATACAAAAAGagttgtaatgtttatttgatttgtttattaaatattatagaATTAATACAAATCAAGCATTTTATTTGCACAACCCATAATCATTCTTATTCCAACTACACTTTTATGTACGTATTTCTAAAGTACATTTGAGCAATATAACGGATCTAGTAGGTATACGATTAAGGGCCATTTTCTGATTCGAAACTTAAATAGttttgttgaacataaactcttttTCTCTACTCTTTTATTCTGCGCAAACTGTCATTAGAAttcacaagggacggattggcaaaaaaataacacttagaaataaagtgaagtatcatacgactgacaagcagcgaattttaacgacgcacagtgcggtattttggtctaaaacctggccaaaagtatttgggcacattttccacatcaaataggtaccaaatgacaaaaaagttattgggaaggaaaaattttcattttcttggtacagtaaaagccacttaagtgcttacccacttacctcccgattagccgggagaaaaaaaaatattaaaaatcataaaatgcacgtacaaccctgtgctataacttttcttaaagttagttatttattttattttttgagtcaagttttttcattaaatagtttttgagaaattaagttttatgtcgaattcctttcaattttttgaatcgcctaaaaaaaaatcgaatttttggtgttaaaaaggaacatgaaaacagaccgaattctttttgcgattgtatgtgtgtcatttgacaacaatttttacacgaacgtcaagctgaaaccaaaacaatttctgcaaaataaaaccagagattcctttgatcaataattttatttattttcttcggtaatatagatttattttaatcagaatcaaagggaaattgcagttattattaagacctgagtgaagatgaagtagaaggttattattttggccgtatgctgtggttttacagagaaaaaattttctgacgacaattacgagaagaaaagtcacagtaatttgactttttcacaagaactatgccaagaaaaaatatattttgatcgcacattgtttttttttttatttatttcatatttttccgcaataaaaatacgatattcaattaaaatttactctttatttgaagttggtgttctcaaataaacaaacaatacgaagaaaactttcagcttgacgtttgagaaatgtcaaatgttccaagtgtgtgtgcaaatccgtgtaaatctctcaaaaaagagggattaaaaaaaattcgaattctgcttcgtttgaggcgaattttttttctatggaacatgattttcagaaaaaattcgcttcgagatcgccaaaaattcgatttttcaattgaaaggaattcgacattaaagATGAAatgtagaacaaaaatgttttcgttttttaattgattttgtataaaattttgatggacatatttataccattttttaatgaaatcgtagtttttagtcaaatactaaagacttcattctaataaaaaatattaaagttcctaagagtaaaaaaaactgaaacataggTACTTTTTTCCTGGGAAACctagttttgttgtttttatttgcaatcaaatttttttatatctcaagaatattgtgttcaaattggaGCTAAATTGACCAAATAAGTTATGAGAATAttaatacttcgcttacgaacgttttagtccagggttcaaaattttaaatcgttctccccacaactaatgttttcaagccggtgcccctcataacttcaaaagtactgcaccgattcttttgaaatttggaacactgtttctttacatatttttaaaggtatctagggagaaattttctcaataacataatattcaaaagcctataagtaagggtcgcttttttttcaaggggtctttattttcaggggtgcaaacttgggcaaactcttgaaatacaagattgttctacatatccagcagttcaataatatataggttatgcaatgttgtggcgGGTTGCGCTATTTAAAAAACactaatgtaagaaaaaaataacgaaaaaagttatttaaggGTGTATTTcaacccctccgtatgaaaaaatagagttgcatatacaattaaatttgtttttgaatacaATTCATACCTTAattgtcgatgtccatatcaaaatttttcaccaaaatcactttgaagttaaaaaaaaaaaacacttagaaaattcactttttttttaatcgaaaaaaaaattcgtgtctACCCAacaattattgtttatttatttgtgaggtggaacaacaaacaataaaatttgcattttcagccagaaatagacaagagtttcactcaagttctttctgttattattcatatattttaaaaactcttataatttgatttgctttaagtatgaaccagttctggggggggggcacgtaccccccctggatccgccggtGCAACTAAGCAGAAGTTTTTCGCTACAGAATCTACATGTTGAACTATTTACTAGGCCCAAAATATTTAGGTGCCTTCTTCATTTACAGTGGTCTTTAAGGAGACCAGTGATTAACCTGAGGTTGTTCCTACTTACACTGATACATGATTAAAAACGCTCTTGGATGTAGTTAggattgttttttctttagttgTGCTTTACattatgttttaaaaatgtttacctttaaaattaaaaaaaaattcagctgtGCACCGATTTTTACAAAGCACGTACGAAGATTCAGTACCAACtttcttcaatttaaaaatcttaagAAAGGCACCTTTACCTGTGAAAAACTTAtacccctattacgattgtcaactaaCAATTGATAGTTGGTATGaaatttcttgttttaaaatctaatttgggggaaaactggtaatttttttaatggaatttttcaattgCATTTCAAATAATAACGTTTGGCATCattctttattttcaatttttttgcaaattagatAATAAGaaaacgaaatttattttttatcaactatcaataattgatagttgacaatcgtaatagggtTATTAGCAAGTTTTCAGTACCAATAAATTGAAGATCAAAAGTCGGATTTATTTGCTGAAATATTTGAGTCTTAGCAGAGCAAATAAAGCCCGTCACGATCACCGTTTtgttacggccatattattcactagttataaaaaaaatttggatgtaaaaaatttaaatccaaatccataatattcaatacttaaaatccaatcttaaatacaattttttaaatccaatcatgTTATGTAaatccaaataaatttaaactgctctcagGAGTTCTGTTTAACTCTATAGTCTATTATATCCATAATCTAAAATTGGTTTACCGTGCTCAGTTGTTTTTGAAAaggaaaataaagataaatgcaaattatacaaaatttattgagtaATCTCTTTATATTGAGTGaataatttgaacaaaaaattaaacccttggatttatgaaaatCGGATTTAAGCAACTGGATTTGAAATTCACTTTAATCCATACCAAATCcaaagtgaataatatggcgtttattttataaactcgTTTCTCTgtgtatatctcaaaaacaggtAAGAATGATCTAAAAAGTTTAAATCATGGTGGGGCTGTGTTTTTGGCAGGTGTCAAAGGTGTAGAAAATTAGACCTCAACTTCGTTAAAgctttttagtttttatgtatgtaatttAATAACGAATAGTATTATGCCGACTTATCAGGAGTCGATTTTTGCTATTCGGCGAAGCTTTTCGGTGTAACTTGACTCGTGAGAACGttagctgctgctgctgctgcaggtgagtaaagtgacaatccccataaaAGATTCCTAGTTCTAGTCGACTTTAGTCCTGCGAGATGttgtgcggctaaaatcgactcgtgataAGTCGGCATTAGAAATCAAGTCGTTCAGTGTCAGACAATCTTAGTGCTGTTCCTGCTGTTCCTTGTCAGGGGCCCTAATCCTGCAGTGAAAATAGGTACTttcttttacttaaaaaaataaaatgcacgactgggtcgcacggacttgctcttggagttaaagttgcttaaatttttaagacattttatataaaaattaaaatagtccggtcaaattagactaaaataagggggtcaggttatattaattcccagcaagctgaaaattggtaggattgttgaaaacaccatcataaattaaatctaaaaagtcctcatcgatccgaggcctggaaaaaaatttacggggggtcaaaggtcacaaaaactggtttttcacgattttcagcaaaacggtaagttttatcaaaaaattttcaatttttgtttagaatatgtctgaatatatacagggtgtgcaatagagaatggacaaccctaaaacggctgatagctacacttatgactgttctaaaaacagatagaaaaaagttctattgcaaccagttcataaaatattggctttttttcgttcagtgtattttaaattttatcatcttatgttttcgttcactacaaccacgaatgaatgaattttatttatttcttttttttatcattttctacaataattgtatgagtacatagggtcaatgtgggtaaatgtaaacaatttcatgtcttttttttctttcgactttagattttaatatgttttcacggaacaacttcacaggtatcttcaaatgcaaatatgaaatgatggcaattcttctttataaatataaacaaatatttcccaaattgttgaaattactgtcaaatatggcatgtttacaaataccccaccatgtttgtgtttttttgcaaatttgggGTAAATGTGAACACTGATTTAAAATtcagaatttcctctttatcatatggataacgacttgaaaaacgttcaagaaggtatttgacaaaaacttttttaaattccaataaaagtttttgttttcttcctttgattctttatataggcacccaatatgcatTCTGAGCAGCTCTAGacctcatattttttttgtttttacgttaaagaccgattttgcaacatcatccactgaaaatgatggatTTGGCTACTATAAAATGTGACTCCActgcactttagcaatagtaattgaataaaaatactttatttttattaaaacaaataatttcatcaaaaatatatgtttatatttacccccagaatacgttgtttacatttacccatcatgaaaaatattctggggtaaatgtaaacacatgcaaatcgacataaatgtcctgtattttaaaatttatttgtttcacatagaatctacatcaaaattcgaaactataaagtatttgcaaattgtactgacttaattgaatctgcaaaaatatttaatttttctgaaagactaacgacttgtttggcactttaaaaaattatctttcacggaaaatacgctcgtcgaatgaattctctcttgacagcaatgagcttgacgtatatgttaaaagatacatgcgtccgcgatttgtacttatgtatgcatcaaagagatttaactgaagcttgttatgagccatgttttcatttacccctgtttacatttacccacattgaccctaaacgctttaaaaactacatagctattgcacatttttgtaaaaaaattattgaaatctgttttttgatacaaaatgtaaaaaaagtattttatgaaaaattttaaacacctgtggtataaaataaatctataaaaacctaagtggccaactttcttaaaaatattccccttagacgAGAAATGTAggtttacaaaaattttctaaccttttttcaaaaaaaaaggtggtATGCCATttggaagaaataattaatttacacttaaaatcgaaatttaaaaatttttcaccgaaccgttttcaaaaaattgatttttcaaaaaaaaaatttgaaatatttttgaacaatacaaaatgcgttttttgaaacaTAGTTACAAAGTTAAGAATGCCACATTATTcctcgattaaaaaaatttggacaGGTCTGGTAATTTTACGGCTATGAACTCCACAAAAAACGTCTTTTCGagcttataactttttttacgttacttttttatcaaaatgtatgaattcgtttactttttttttaagtcaatccgtatctaaaTGATAAGTATAAGTAAATAAGACGAGAAAGATTAAAAGATacttcgacaaaaactttaaaaattgagcaaacataaaacagaaaaatgtattttttcgcttgggcctaataatattgTAAAATACTGTAGTCCTAATGGCAACACTTTCAAATCTATCCAATAAAACAACCAATTTAAATGTCACGACCCCGCATACGAAAGCTTTCAAAGCTTTACTTATTTCACTTGTCAAAACAAACTTACATACtcatatatttgtttttcatcCCCCTTAAAGCATTTTCAACcccaatttttgaatttccccATCAAAACATGAAATATTTCCATCGTGCACTCTGCTCAATTCAAAGTGTCTTTACCATTCGCCGAGTGAGCACACATTTcgtccttttttgaaaaattgtctcCCTTCCGTATGGGAATATAAAAGACATTTATTGTTcattatatttatacatatataatccGTCGCATACAAAACAATTACACAGAATACACGTTTCGCAGTGTCATTCGTGAAATTGTTTCACTCtctattttataagaaaaaaaaataactcagaaacaacttatttttatttcgatttttctgtttattttttaattttatttcctcTGAATTGACCTGATTTTTGTGAaatgtaaatacaaaaattcatattttaattaaaatttcaaccaaaaaaaaaagtgaattccaattaaaatttacGTAAATAATTTGCAAGTTAAAAGTTGACACAAAAAAGAGTGTATTtcattcgaaaaatttaaaattcgtttgaaaaaatagtgattttttatttattttttttttttatgattattacaacataataataataagaaaaacaacaacaaaaacaagagGAGTACCAAACAACgaagacaacaacaaaaataacattGCCAGATCCCATTAAGGTAAGGCAAATTGGATTACCTTGTTAAGTTAAAGCATTTTGTCACAGGGATATATTTAGGTAACCCACCTTGTGTCCCCATCGTCTTCCAATTTCAACTTAGTTATAGTAGATAGTACTAAGGCCATGGTTGCCACTCTTAGCAAAACTTTTTagcaaaaactcaaaaataatcGTTTTTGGATAATTTATAGGAGACCCTGAactaaattgattttgtttgtgttGGCGTAGTTTCAAAAAAGGCATTAATATAGGAAACTTTACTGTCCACATTTTTGACGATGCTCAAATTAGTGTGCGCACACACAGACAAATTTCTGTCTGGTataaaataagaactttaaggAGAgataacattctgacctcaaacacaaaaaaaaaaatattttgaaaacaacggcaacacctacaatattttaaaatacattttaaaaaaaccagaagctcattcttatctcttaaatttaaatccactaaatttaatcaagactttttgaaaaaatggtcctcaaactcgaattaaaaaaaaaaatgttattagaaaaatttaaaatgacttttttccaaactttttctaataaaatatgaatttatttaaaaaaaatttttggccataaatattatctgttgaatttcgaagcgaaaaaggtaaaatatatcacacttttgaaaaaaaaaaaaatgaaaaattacttcaatttcaatggttttttttttattaaaactgaatttttgcattgaaataattaattttctcaaagactgtggtaaataggaactttaaatttttgatatttaactttcaacagtaagggttattaaatgaataaaaaacaattttatgtttagatgttgaacttaaaaaaaaaataagttaaattttttttcaaaacttttattaaaaaaagttcttcgaaaatgaaatactttttaatttttttcataaaccgtaatacatattgacatttccttttataatttgaaatcataataaatgcggccaaaaaaaatttgaatataaatgtattttatattacgaccaagtttaaaaaacgacatgttaaaattttttcaataacttttttttttcaaaaatctgagtttaattaccattctttcaaaagccgttcattcaattaacttaattttaattttacatatatgactaagcttctagcttttaaaaaatgtatatttgaatattgtaggtgttgccgttgtgtccaaatattttttttgtgttagaagtcaattaataagaaaattgcatctatcgcttgaactatggaagattgtccctcactcccatatatttttttaccttgaatttcctagacaatcttttggcatcaattaatttatgaaatttaagaaaaatttttgaaaaaaatttgtttttgttcacaataatcttcaattaaatttaaaaaatcaaaacggcaacaccggcaatttttattctatagactttaaagtatttttaattaccgacgtttgaaaaaaagatcatcaaaatctaagctgttcggccgggttccctaatattgccaatttttgagctttagttactccactactaGACTTGTTTTAAGTTCAAGCGTGTTGTCCagttgtttgaaataaaatatatatatatttttataaagcaCTCTTTTCTTTTTACTACAATTGTATCCTCGGTCAGTATCCGAAAGTAggaagaaaaaattacatttattgtttgatttcaaattttgttttcaaaatcttGTGATAGAAATGCCAAACAATCTCTATTTCATGCACCTAGTCAGTTCTAGTTCGAACTATCATGATTTTAAGAAGCGTCCTTTCTAAACAGAACCCATATGCTGacttttttattaacatttcaatCATCGTAgtgttatatttattttaacacatacatacatatatttttgtattactgaCAAAAATAGTTTCTCTTTAGGGAAAAGGGACTGTAGACTTAGTCTAAGCATTGAACTATAACAATTCTAAGTGTCTAGGATTTATTTAACTCAGTCTTTAGAATCACAACAGAATTTCCAAATACGTAGTTCATTTTCAAAATGGCtcactggggtgtatacgtgtcatttttatttaacttacggccatattattcactaatttcaaatcaagttttatctcaaaaaatatttagtgaATGTTAGAAGTTCAAAATTTTCCCAAACTTGGAACAATTATTcagagatttgaaaaaaaaaaacaaattctgaaataaaattttaattaagttgCTAATTGGtagaggtatttcaaatttgagTTATGAAATCACAAAacatgttttgaaatttgtcaataATATGGgcgttaaataataataatacaaaaaaataataagcgcTCAACGGACttcattttgtttatcaatATTATTGCTGaataaaaaatagtacgcatacgcaACAACAGTGAACCATTTCGATAGTTAATTTACACAATAAACTCTTTTTAACCAATTAGCTCAGTGCTTGTTTACTTCAACTTCAATACAAAAAGGGGCTATCGGTTTTTGACTTTGAGTTTTACGCTTGGTATATACAGTTAATTTGTTATTGCTTAATATAATTAAACGATTGACAGCTACTTGTCTTGTATAGAAGACAATTACCTAGACAACTTTCtcacatataaatatttttcccaAGGGTGACAGAGACAGATAAACACTCTAGTAAGGGATtgaaatcttaaatctaacaagCAAGAATTTTTTCTATCCCTGTTAgactttgaaaatattttggccagtatttgaaaaagaaaatatataatattctacaaagaattaaaaacttgggttttgaaaattcaaaaacaatccAATCACCTTTTCTACGGAAAAACTCGATCTTTTTCTAATGGGCCTAAATTTTACaatctcctttttttttaaacaaagatgaCGAAAAAGTGATAGCTACATACTTAAAGGCCTCCACACCTATTCCTAACCCAAACaacaatttttggttaaaaGTCGGTAAATAAACCGGCTTAAAACCAGAGGTAATTACCTGAAAAGTAACGAAATTGGTAAAAAAGCCGGCGTAGAGACGTTCCAGGAGCCGCATTTTTACCCAATTTGGTCAGTAACTTTGAAACCTGGGTTTTTTTATGGTAATTTAAATACGGTTTTTATCAGTAGGTTTTTAACCGCTGACGAGCctggg includes the following:
- the LOC129915858 gene encoding 28S ribosomal protein S21, mitochondrial, encoding MRHQLFLARTVLVQNNNVEEACRLLNRILGKEEIFDQFRRTRRYEKPFQVRRRVNFEKCKSIYNEDINRKIQFILRKNRVEPFPGCS